In Halomonas denitrificans, the genomic stretch GCTCCGGGCCTTCGGCGAGGACGTGGTCACGGACCTGTGCCGGCGCCTCCTCGATGCAGGGGCGCCCGGTATCCATTTCTATACCCTCAATCGTGCCCGGGCGACCCTTCGCCTGTGCCGCAACCTCGGCCTGGACGAGCAGCGGGAGTCGGCCGGGCAGCGCGCCGCGTCCTGATCCGGGCCGACGGGCGGCGTCCCGTCGCCGGCGATCCGGTTCGTGTCTCCGGTTCCGGTCGCGTCCGGTCCTGAGGCGCAATCGAGAGCGGGGCCGTCGAGGCGACCGCAGCGAATCGCATCGACGTCAGTCGCCGCCCTCCCGGCGAACCTCGAGAACCCCCAGGTCGCCGGGCAGCCGGAGCTCGATCGGCCGGCAACAGACGGCGCAGTCCTGGACCAGCCACTGCCCGGCATCGCCGGGTTCCTGTTCGACGAAGTTGCGCTCGCCGCACCAGGGGCAATCGAACTCCAGCGTGCTGGTCAGCATCCGCGGCTCACTCGTCGCCGTAGATCGCGACGTCGAGGCTTCCGTCCGTGCCGATGCGGGCCCGGTACATCCCCGGGGTATTGAACGGCATCGCGATGTTGCCGTCGGCATCGATCGCGATCACGCCGCCGTCGGCGCCGGCATCGACCAGCACCTTGCCGACCACGTGATCGGCCGACTCCCGGAGCGAGACGCCGGTCAGCCGCATGCGTTCGCAGATCTGGAACGCGACGACATGACGGATGAAGAACTCGCCGTGGCCGGTCGCCGACACGGCACAACTGCGATTGTCGGCGTAGGTCCCGGCGCCGATGATCGGTGAGTCGCCGACGCGGCCGAACCGCTTGTTGCTCATGCCGCCGGTCGAGGTCCCTGCGGCCAGGTTGCCCTCGGCGTCCAGCGCCACCGCGCCCACGGTGGAATACCAGTGCGGCTCCGGGTCCACCGATGCCTGGCCGTCGGCCGGGCGCTCCTGCTGGATGCGGCGGAGCTGCTCGGCCCGGAACTCGGTGATGAACCACGCCTCCGGCATGAACTCCAGGCCGGCCTCTCGCGCGAACCCCTGCGCGCCCTCGCCGACCAGCATCACGTGCGGCGAGCGCTCGATCACGGCCCGGGCGGCCAGGATCGGATGGCGAATGCCGCGAACGCTGGCCACTGCGCCGGCCTGGAGGTCGTGACCGGTCATCAGCGAAGCGTCCAGCTCGACCCGGCCCTCGGCGGTCAGCACCGCACCCCGGCCGGCGTTGAACTCGGGTGCGTCCTCGAGAACGGTGATCGCTGCGGTGACCGCATCGACGGCCGGTCGGCCGCGGAGCAGGGCCGTGTGCCCCTCGCGAGCGGCCCGCTCCAGCGCAGACCGGATCGCGGCTTCGCGCTCCGGGGTCATTCGATCACGGGAAATCGTGCCGGCGCCCCCGTGGATCGCCAGGGCCACCCGCGCTGCACGGTCCGTGGATCCGACATCGTCCGACGACCGGGGCGCGGCGCCGGCCAGGGACGCAGCGGACAGCAGGAGAACGGCAGCAAGGCGACGTGGGGACATGGAAGGGCTCCGGGATCGGGCGGGTCAGCGGTAGAGTGTAGGCCAGCGGCGTGGGCGGAAGGACGTCATCGGCCAGCGCGGTCGGCGTACACTCGCAGCACCGCGACACCCCCGTCACGACAAGGAACCCGTCGATGATTGCTTCGATCACGTTGTTCTACGCGAGTCTGCTGGCGCTTCTGCTGCTGGGGCTTTCGGCCCGCGTGGTGATGCTGCGGCGACGCCACCAGGTCGGGCTCGGTACCGGGTCGGTCGGCGCGCTGCAGCGTGCGGTCCGGGTCCAGGCCAACTTCGGCGAGTACGTACCGTTCGCGATCCTGCTTCTCGCGCTGCTGGAATGGGCCGGGGCGTGGACGTGGCTGCTCCACGCGCTCGGCGCGGTGCTGGTGCTCGGACGCGTGCTGCACGCGCAGGGCCTGTCCAAATCCGGCGGCGTGAGTTCCGGGCGCTTCGTCGGCACCTTGCTGACGTGGCTCGTGCTGCTGGTCGCCGCGCTATCCGGTATCGGGCTCGGCATCGGCTTCGGTCTCGGGGGTGGCCCCGGTCAGTCGCTAGCCTGAGTCACGCCCGACCAGTACAGCGCGAACCAGATCTTCGGATCGACCGGCTGGCCCGAGCGCACCCGCTCGATCAGCCAGGCGTGCACCTCGGCCCGGCCGACCCGATGGACCGTGATGTCTTCGCTGCTGTCTCCGCCGCCGTCGGAGACGCGCTCGAGTCCGGTCGCGCGAAAGAACACCGCCGTTTCGTCGGTCATGCCGGCCGACGTCGGGCACCGCATCAACTCCACCAGCTG encodes the following:
- a CDS encoding CPXCG motif-containing cysteine-rich protein produces the protein MLTSTLEFDCPWCGERNFVEQEPGDAGQWLVQDCAVCCRPIELRLPGDLGVLEVRREGGD
- a CDS encoding isoaspartyl peptidase/L-asparaginase; the encoded protein is MSPRRLAAVLLLSAASLAGAAPRSSDDVGSTDRAARVALAIHGGAGTISRDRMTPEREAAIRSALERAAREGHTALLRGRPAVDAVTAAITVLEDAPEFNAGRGAVLTAEGRVELDASLMTGHDLQAGAVASVRGIRHPILAARAVIERSPHVMLVGEGAQGFAREAGLEFMPEAWFITEFRAEQLRRIQQERPADGQASVDPEPHWYSTVGAVALDAEGNLAAGTSTGGMSNKRFGRVGDSPIIGAGTYADNRSCAVSATGHGEFFIRHVVAFQICERMRLTGVSLRESADHVVGKVLVDAGADGGVIAIDADGNIAMPFNTPGMYRARIGTDGSLDVAIYGDE
- a CDS encoding MAPEG family protein → MIASITLFYASLLALLLLGLSARVVMLRRRHQVGLGTGSVGALQRAVRVQANFGEYVPFAILLLALLEWAGAWTWLLHALGAVLVLGRVLHAQGLSKSGGVSSGRFVGTLLTWLVLLVAALSGIGLGIGFGLGGGPGQSLA